A genomic window from Pecten maximus chromosome 6, xPecMax1.1, whole genome shotgun sequence includes:
- the LOC117330087 gene encoding dentin sialophosphoprotein-like, producing MAKVDSTDIRNSNSQKQQVDSSDIHKSNSQKQQVDSSDIRYSNSQKQQVDSTDILYSNSQKQQVDSTDIRYSNSQKQQVDSSDIRYSNSQKQQVDSSDIRYSNSQKQQIDSSDIRYSNSQKQQIDSSDIRYSNSQKQQVDSTDIRYSNSQKQQVDSSDIPNPNSQKQQVDSSDIRYSNSQKQQIDSSDIRYSNSQKQQIDSSDIRYSNSQKQQVDSTDIRYSNSQKQQVDSSDIPNPNSQKQQADSSDIRNSNSQKQQVESTDIRYSNSQKQQVDSSDIRYSNSQKQQVDSSDIPNSNSQQQQVDSSDIRKSNSQKQQVDSSDIRKSNSQKQQVDSSDIRYSNLQKQQVDSSDIRKSNSQKQQVDSSDIRKSNSQKQQVDSSDIRKSNSEKQQVDSLDIRYFNSQK from the exons gtagacagtacagacattcgtaattctaactcacaAAAACAACAGGTAGACAGTTCAGACATTCATAAATCTAACTCACAAAAACAACAGGTAGACAGTTCAGACATTCGTTATTCTAATTCACAAAAACAACAGgtagacagtacagacattcTTTATTCTAACTCACAAAAACAACAGgtagacagtacagacattcGTTATTCTAACTCACAAAAACAACAGGTAGACAGTTCAGACATTCGTTATTCTAACTCACAAAAACAACAGGTAGACAGTTCAGACATTCGTTATTCTAActcacaaaaacaacagatagACAGTTCAGACATTCGTTATTCTAActcacaaaaacaacagatagACAGTTCAGACATTCGTTATTCTAACTCACAAAAACAACAGgtagacagtacagacattcGTTATTCTAACTCACAAAAACAACAGGTAGACAGTTCAGACATTCCTAATCCTAACTCACAAAAACAACAGGTAGACAGTTCAGACATTCGTTATTCTAActcacaaaaacaacagatagACAGTTCAGACATTCGTTATTCTAActcacaaaaacaacagatagACAGTTCAGACATTCGTTATTCTAACTCACAAAAACAACAGgtagacagtacagacattcGTTATTCTAACTCACAAAAACAACAGGTAGACAGTTCAGACATTCCTAATCCTAACTCACAAAAACAACAGGCAGACAGTTCAGACAttcgtaattctaactcacaAAAACAACAGGTAGAGAGTACAGACATTCGTTATTCTAACTCACAAAAACAACAGGTAGACAGTTCAGACATTCGTTATTCTAACTCACAAAAACAACAG GTAGACAGTTCAGACATTCCTAATTCTAACTCACAACAACAACAGGTAGACAGTTCAGACATTCGTAAATCTAACTCACAAAAACAACAGGTAGACAGTTCAGACATTCGTAAATCTAACTCACAAAAACAACAGGTAGACAGTTCAGACATTCGTTATTCTAACTTACAAAAACAACAGGTAGACAGTTCAGACATTCGTAAATCTAACTCACAAAAACAACAGGTAGACAGTTCAGACATTCGTAAATCTAACTCACAAAAACAACAGGTAGACAGTTCAGACATTCGTAAATCTAACTCAGAAAAACAACAGGTAGACAGTTTAGACATTCGTTATTTTAACTCACAAAAATGA